One region of Mycobacteriales bacterium genomic DNA includes:
- the rpmG gene encoding 50S ribosomal protein L33 has product MSSKGHSAVAATDVRPKITLACQECKNRNYITKKNRRNDPDRIELRKYCSHCRRHQAHRETR; this is encoded by the coding sequence ATGTCGTCGAAAGGGCATTCCGCCGTGGCCGCCACTGATGTCCGTCCGAAGATCACGCTGGCTTGCCAGGAGTGCAAGAACCGCAACTACATCACCAAGAAGAACCGCCGTAACGACCCCGACCGGATCGAGCTGCGGAAGTACTGCTCGCACTGCCGGCGTCACCAGGCGCACCGCGAGACCCGCTGA
- a CDS encoding MaoC family dehydratase N-terminal domain-containing protein: MPLDPAYIGRSYPPTPPYDVGREKIREFADALGDPNPAYRDPAAAAKLGHPDVIAPPTFPVIVTFAASRQIIDDPALGLDYSRVVHGEQRFVYSRPVRAGDQLVTTMTIENIRSARGNDILTSKAVVSVDDEHVVTAYSTLVARGTAD; encoded by the coding sequence ATGCCGCTCGATCCGGCGTACATCGGCCGGAGCTATCCGCCCACGCCGCCCTACGACGTGGGCCGGGAGAAGATCCGGGAGTTCGCCGACGCGCTCGGTGACCCCAACCCTGCCTACCGCGACCCCGCCGCCGCGGCGAAGCTCGGGCATCCCGACGTGATCGCTCCGCCGACCTTCCCCGTGATCGTCACCTTCGCCGCCTCCCGGCAGATCATCGACGACCCCGCGCTGGGCCTGGACTACTCCCGGGTGGTGCACGGCGAGCAGCGGTTCGTCTACTCCCGGCCGGTCCGCGCCGGTGACCAGCTGGTGACCACCATGACCATCGAGAACATCAGGTCCGCGCGCGGCAACGACATCCTCACCAGCAAGGCGGTGGTGTCGGTCGACGACGAGCACGTCGTGACCGCCTACTCCACCCTGGTAGCCCGCGGCACGGCCGACTGA
- a CDS encoding MaoC family dehydratase, with protein sequence MGSAVRYDEVEVGTELPEQTFALERLTLIQYAGASGDFNPIHWNERFATSVGLPDVIAHGMLTMAEAVRVVTDWVGDPGAVVEYGVRFTRPVVVPDEGGGRLTVSGVVTDKRDADQVVVTLTARSGAEKVLAQARAVVRLG encoded by the coding sequence ATGGGCAGCGCCGTCCGCTACGACGAGGTCGAGGTCGGGACCGAGCTGCCCGAGCAGACCTTCGCACTCGAGCGGCTCACCCTGATCCAGTACGCCGGCGCCTCTGGTGACTTCAACCCGATCCACTGGAACGAGCGGTTCGCCACCTCGGTCGGGCTGCCCGATGTCATCGCGCACGGGATGCTCACGATGGCCGAGGCCGTGCGCGTGGTCACCGACTGGGTCGGCGACCCCGGGGCGGTCGTGGAATACGGGGTGCGCTTCACCAGACCGGTCGTCGTGCCCGATGAGGGCGGCGGTCGGCTTACCGTCAGCGGTGTGGTCACCGACAAGCGCGACGCCGATCAGGTGGTCGTGACGCTGACCGCGCGCAGCGGTGCGGAGAAGGTGCTCGCACAGGCCCGCGCGGTGGTCCGGCTCGGCTGA
- a CDS encoding M1 family aminopeptidase: MRRAAGVMLAATVAGCVAVAGCTTATAGRAQQAAPSVRSSSASSGAASPTPTPSPTPTRSPSPRPSPRPTARAAATGCPAHYLPPDPRRPRIGLRFTVAPGLASVVGTEHVVFTPDLPVRRLVFRLTANTITSFDRGTSQTVTGVRLHGRPAHFTIESDGAAPGSPGGLLDVPLGRVVPAGTPISADLTFTLRIGSASFERFGRADGVAWWGSGAPLLSWQYGVGWHREPMARFLGESATSEAAVYDVTVIAPTGATVLATGGAGPPTPAGAGLRRWHARSTTARDVAIAVGRFATRVVRIGSTRVTVAGPDPAALPALAAQVRTSVQGLAGRFGPFPYPTLAAVSLPASGGGIEYPGVVLLAGTDRQTVTHELAHQWFYGLVGDSQARDPWLDEAFATYAEELVDGRTSTADLHDPGAVGATLASWGDDESGYFTTTYLKGSAALLTARAAAGPARFDAALRCYVAAQAWRIARPGDLARGLSRLPAAVSVLRAAGALP, translated from the coding sequence GTGCGGCGCGCCGCGGGCGTGATGCTCGCCGCGACGGTCGCCGGGTGCGTCGCGGTCGCCGGGTGTACGACGGCCACCGCCGGGCGGGCACAGCAGGCCGCGCCGTCGGTCCGGTCGTCATCGGCGTCGTCAGGGGCCGCCTCTCCGACGCCGACTCCTTCCCCGACGCCTACCCGCTCACCGTCGCCCCGTCCCTCGCCCCGGCCCACGGCGCGCGCGGCGGCCACCGGTTGTCCGGCCCACTACCTGCCGCCCGACCCGCGCCGGCCGCGGATCGGGCTGCGGTTCACCGTCGCTCCCGGCCTGGCCTCGGTCGTCGGCACCGAGCATGTCGTCTTCACCCCCGACCTCCCGGTCCGCCGGCTGGTCTTCCGGCTCACCGCCAACACCATCACGTCCTTCGACCGGGGCACGTCGCAGACCGTGACCGGCGTCCGGCTGCACGGCCGTCCCGCCCACTTCACGATCGAGTCCGACGGTGCGGCGCCGGGCAGTCCGGGCGGGCTGCTCGACGTACCACTGGGCCGGGTGGTGCCGGCCGGGACGCCGATCTCGGCGGACCTGACCTTCACGCTGCGGATCGGCAGTGCGAGCTTCGAACGGTTCGGTCGGGCCGACGGCGTCGCCTGGTGGGGGAGCGGGGCGCCGCTGTTGTCCTGGCAGTACGGCGTCGGCTGGCACCGGGAGCCGATGGCGCGGTTCCTGGGGGAGAGCGCGACCAGCGAAGCCGCCGTCTACGACGTGACCGTGATCGCCCCGACCGGTGCCACCGTCCTCGCCACCGGCGGGGCCGGCCCGCCCACGCCGGCCGGTGCGGGGCTGCGCCGGTGGCATGCGCGTTCGACCACGGCCCGCGACGTCGCGATTGCGGTCGGCCGGTTCGCCACCCGCGTCGTCCGGATCGGGTCGACCCGGGTGACCGTGGCCGGGCCGGACCCGGCGGCGTTGCCGGCGTTGGCCGCGCAGGTCCGCACGTCCGTGCAGGGGCTCGCCGGGCGGTTCGGGCCGTTTCCGTACCCCACGCTCGCGGCGGTCAGTCTCCCGGCGAGCGGCGGCGGGATCGAATACCCGGGAGTCGTCCTGTTGGCCGGCACCGATCGGCAGACGGTCACCCATGAGCTGGCCCACCAGTGGTTCTACGGCCTGGTCGGCGACTCGCAGGCCCGCGACCCGTGGCTCGACGAGGCGTTCGCCACCTACGCCGAGGAACTCGTCGACGGGCGCACCAGCACCGCCGACCTGCACGATCCGGGCGCGGTCGGAGCCACGCTGGCCAGCTGGGGCGACGACGAGAGCGGCTACTTCACGACGACGTACCTCAAGGGTTCGGCGGCCCTGCTCACCGCACGCGCGGCCGCCGGACCGGCCCGCTTCGACGCCGCGCTGCGCTGTTACGTCGCCGCTCAGGCGTGGCGGATCGCGCGACCGGGGGACCTCGCCCGGGGGCTGTCGAGGCTGCCGGCGGCGGTCAGCGTCCTGCGTGCGGCGGGTGCGCTGCCCTAG